A window of Phragmites australis chromosome 2, lpPhrAust1.1, whole genome shotgun sequence genomic DNA:
GGGTCTCGGCGGCGAAGACGGACGGCCACGAGGACACAGCGGCGGCGTAGGAGGGCTTGTCTCGCACCGAGAGTTATGGCCAGGCTCAGTGGGGGGAAAACCgacagaggagagagaaagaaagaggggAAGGGGAGAAGAAGGGGTTATAGGCCGACATGTGGACccgttatttttttttcaatttgctGACTGGCTGCCACCTCATAGGCTGATGTGGTGCCAGCTTGCTAATTTTCTTAAAGATCCAGTTTGCTAATTTTCTCAATTCCATTTCTTTCTAGTGTTTGGATGGACCCTCACATCTACCTATCTTTCACCCATAGATGTACGACAGCAACAAATAGGCGGATTTCTTTGATGTTGGCAAATGGCAAGTGCTAACAAGTTAACAACGGAAAAGAAATTACTCTCCACCTGTAATTTTAATTCTTAATAGAGGAGAATTCTCTCTTTGCTACAGCAACTGAAGATGGTTAATGTCATGACGAAATATCAAATCATGCTGCGGCAATCAATCTGAATTGTCAAATCTTAATATTTGATCTTTGATAACCCTCGGTTGATGAACCTTGAAGGATGAATATGATATCCAAGGCCGCAGCCTAAAGAAAAATGTAGTAAATCATTACTGTAGTCATGTAGTCTGGTCTATCTCAGCTCTTCATGCGAAATAGCATGCAAATCAGTAGCTCGGAACTACAACGAATTagcttttttttacttttaagaACTTCTCCAGCCTGGAGCCTTGTAATTGTAAGGTAGATCCAGTATAAGAACATACCTCGCAGGCATCCAAAAGAAAAGAACCCAATACACAGCAATGCCTGCATACAGCAGCAAAGAGAGCTAGTTGCTAGAGCTAATAAGATCCTGTTCGTCAAAGCTCCAGCTTTTAATTCACTTCAGATTTGACgcttataaataaatataaaataattgaaatatatatttttaatctagaatataaataaaataactcACCACGCACCTTCGGTGTAACTTCAGCTCTAGCTTCATGAACTTCTGAAAATAGAGATCCCTTGCTCTAAGAAATCTTAAAGCTAGAACTATACCAAATATAATCTAAAACGCAGGACAAAAGATTTCTCTGCACAAAACCAGAttttatatatatgaatatagatATCAAACAATGTCCCTTTTTTACATTTGCACAGAGGGGCTAGCTCCTGTACCATGTCTCACTATATGGAACCTTGTTGCCTATTCGACGAATGtacggcggcgaggagggcaGCTCCGATCCCCGGCCCATCCTCCGTCACCCTCAGCGTCACCGTccgcgccacctcctcccccaaGATCTCCACCAGGGCTTCATCTAGGTACTCCCTGAACACTGGGTAGCCTTGGTATAGACCGCCCTCGATCGCGACCACCGTCCGCCTCGGCTGGCCTCGCGTTCTTCCACTTGAAGCCACGCCGCTCCCGTCCCGGCCGAGCTTTTTCAGGATCCCAACGATCCCAGCGGCGGCCAGACGGGCAGCTCTCCGGGTGACGATGTCGCAAACTTTGACAACGAGCCTACGAGTTTTCAGAGGAGCGTCGGGTATCTACAATAAAATAGTCAAAACCTTCAGTACGGAATGGAGCAAACAAACACAACTCTATACGGACATCGCGAAAGCTGACCTTCAGATGTTCTTGCAGTATTCTTCTGACTTCGCTCAGATCCGGTGAATCGTCCTCGCGAATTGCAGCCAGAAGTGGCGTGCTGGACCACAAATGGGAGATGGAAAACatatattagattttttttggacAAGCTTTAGTTAGGTACTAGTAAAATACACAAGAATTTTATATATAGATCAACAAAATCTGccaactattttttatatattttaaagctCAGGGACACAAGAATTTGAAATGCTCTAGTAAAATACACATTTGAGCAGCGTGGTTTCCAAGTACTACATTAAGCAGATGAGCACCGGTACTTGACATAGGAGCACCAGGTACGTTACAAAAAGATGCACAGAACTTAGCCTATAGTTCAAAGCAATAATAAAACACAACAGAAGGCAGAACGACGACGTACTTTGTAGTGAAACACAATGACTATACGTTACAAAAAGATGCACAGAACTCAGCCTATAGTTCAAAGCAATAATAAAGCACAACAGAAGGTAGAGCAACGATGTATTTTGTGTGAAACACGATGACTAGGgacaaaaataacaaaagaacTATTCTGATAGGGTTTTCAAGAACTGTTTTGCAACCTTTCCTTTTTAAGGACCACTATTTTCACAATTCAACTGGATAGAATTTCATCTGGATCCGGAACATAAAATGCACAGTTGAGAAATAGTGTGGCCTTGCACTTTCAAAGTAACCATGCAAGTTCCCATTAAATTATTCTACTTACCCTTTTTCCACAAAACAGCAATTTGAAATAAGCAAAGCATAGCAAGCATTAAGATACCTCAATGTAAAGGGGGCAGATAGACTATCAGCTGCGTCACCAAAAACATCTGATTCCAGAGCCATTCGATGGAGCACCAGTCTTGCAATTTCTCCAAGATAAATCCCAGAGATCATTTTTTCAAAGCCCTGTATCAATGACATATCATAATGTTCAGCTATATAGTTCACCCTTACTAACTACAAGTACGACAAAGCCATAGGATATTTTACACAAGTATCACCTGATCATTGCGATTTTGTGTCTCATCATCCAGGGAGATGTCATAAGGAGTTCTTGGCAAATGTGATGACCAGAAATTGCCCCATTCCATGTTTACTACCTGATTAATTGCATAGTTTAACAAGACATGTATAACAGTATCTTTTTTCCCCAGGAACATTTGATAAGAGTAATTTGACTACAGAACAAAGCAGAAATCGAAGATACCATGCCCCCGGAGTTTGTAAGAAGACCCTGGCATTTAATAATTGATTCAGTCCGTTCAATATAGCAAGCATTGGTGCCAGCCCCAATGATCACAGCAGCCACTGCATCCTCGTCATAATAATGCCCTAGAGCTAATGTCCCCACAGTGTCATTCACCTATGTGGAAAATAACATACAGATTGTTTAAAAAGTATTGGTGTCCCACAATGATAAAAGAAAGGGAATAAAAGAGCACGCTAGTGGAGAATATGGAGGAGAATATCCCCTCAGTAGCTCATAGAAAATGCTTGGTGAAAAGACAAAATTGTGTGACtttgtccaaaaaaaaaaaagatccgaTTGAACTTTGATACTTCAGGCCCAATGGCCCAACCTTACTCTCAGACAATCAACCAAAAGGAGGAAAGGCTGGCATCAGAAAAAGATATAACAGCTCACATAGAACAGTTCTTACAAGAAACCACACAGCAGTAAAGTAATTATCATGGAACACATATGCTGCTACAGCCATTAGATGGTCCTTTTGCTCCCCCTTGTTAAGTCCTGAGCATGGCATTGTACAGGGTGAAAGGATCATACTCTGAATCCGATATTTAGTGACAATTTCTTTCCGTGCACAAGCAAGGGTACCCATATAATAGTGCACAAGCACTAAATATGTTCCACATTAGCCAATGTATAAAAGAGAATTGCCTAGTGGAATGAAATGATCAAAATAAACATTTAGGCGCAGAGCCAACAAAAGCAGGCAACAACCTACCAGTGCAGTGACTCGCACATTTAGTCCAGTCCTAGCTAATGCTTCATTTAAACATTGAGAAACGTCTTTACCAACCTGAAATTCCATAGTTCAAATTAGCATGTGTATAAAAATTAGAATCATAAACTGGACATAAAAGCAATCTTACACCAAAATAAAGAATTGCGTGTctaatatatacacatataggaTTGAAATAGAAAGTGGAGAAATAAGGGGGTAATAATAGGCCACTAAGTCATTGGCACAATAAATACTAGGCGCATAGTGAGAAAACATTGCAAGTTTATGTGTATAAGCGTGCATCACAAGTTACATATTCCGAAAACAGTATAGCTCTGACTGGTATTACGAAAACAATTTAAGCAAGGTTTCAGTCATTACCAACACAATAATTcatgattaattaattaaatggcATGCAAAGATGAGCTATTGCAGGTAGTATAGTTCTGATCTAGAAATTAGTGTCCCTTACCGCATCTTCAATAGAAAACCCTTTAGTCCACCTAATTAATGACCCTGAAGACACTGAAGTTTGTCTAACAGGGAAAGAAAATGTAAAACCAAGTGCCCTTGTTTCATCTTTTCCATCTTCTCTTTCCACAAAATTCTTTAGTGCCAAGGCAACAAAGTTGAATACATCCTGCGGTTGAACTAGAAATCAGCAAGATGTACGAAAAACTTACTGTGTGTCAGAAAATGAGATCTTTATGAGATAACAAGCACCTCGATTGTACCCTTCGTCAATTCCTCAGGGATGGGTTGATGTTCAACCTTCCGACCGATGACCACGGACCCAGCACCAACTTCTACTCTCAGCACTCTAAAGTTTGTTCCTCCAAGATCAATGGCATAATAGATGCCTTCTTCATTTCTGTTAAGGGAACACAATACGAAGTTAGTATGGTTCTTCtgttgagaaaaaataaaggaatatAAATGTTCTCTGACACATGATTATAGAACATCCAATGTACCACAGCATTATATGGTTTGAAAAGGACAGCTAGTCTTATGGGAGAATGATATGATTCCATCCTTAACTCCTATGAGTGTGTATGCACCTTTCCAAAATCTAATCCTTAAAGAAATGCTACTATTGCTTCCAATCAGTTTTTTTGAAATAGCATAAAACATTTGTCCTGACAACAACTAATCAACTTTCCTACAGTAACTGACTCGCACTAGTGACCCAGGAAAATCAAGCTTCAACCATACAATTCAAACAAGTCGCGCAAGACGACAATAACCATTTGTGCATGCAATGACAAGCAACAGTCGGGAGCAGTAGCCGCTATCTGCCTAATGCTGTGCACCATAATCATGTGCACTGCCCCTTCATGAGAAACCACCCGGAGACACCTTCATGCCAGCTCAATGGTAAGCTAATGAAAATCATAGTGGAAAAGAGACTTCCTTAGGAAGTTGCACAAACAAGTATCTAAATATGGAAAATGCATAGAACATTCTATTTTCTACCTAAACATTGCAAACCAAAATGCAAAATGTTGATGCAAATTAGATATGAGCACAGAATTGATGTTGCTAGGCGTGTGAAATCAAGCAATAACTATTTACTTGGACAGCCTTAAACAGAAAAACGAATGAATGGCGGCAAGGTTGAAAGAAAAGAACAGTGTGCAGTGCTGGTTTCACGTTTTTGGTTGGTGCTATGATACTGAGTACAAAAGTTGTAATATTCCTTAACAAATATGAAGATGATGAATAATTGAAGATGAATTAAGATATTAAGCCAGAACTCGAAGCACCCTGCACAAGACTACACTAACCCAGAAGAATTGGTTCCATTCCCGTCGCTAAAACGGACAAGGCATAGCAAATCCTCACAAGAACCCGCACTGGCAATGAACGAGAAACACCATAGAACTAAAATCCAAACATGTGACAGAAGCAAAAAACAAAAGGCCAACCAAACCAATGTGTATCCATCTGTCATGCAGAGGTTCTACCAGCACGCTAAGCTGTTGCAGGAACTCAAAACCTTGAACCTAAACGGTTGCTGCAGATCAGTAGAAACAAAATAGAAACCGTATGATCCAAGCGGCACAATTTCGATTTGGCCTTCATCTTGATTGTTCAGCTTGAAATCAGATGAACTGTTGGAACAGCACAAGCATCCAACCTTGAACCAGCAAAGCTGAGGATCCCCGTCCAGTAGAACACAGAAACAGTTCTGCATTGCGGCacgccatcatcatcatatATTCTAGCACACCAAAAAGTGCGGCCTCCCCCAAGAAATGATTCACACCTGACAGAGAACGTCTCAGGACACATTGCCATTGTGAAATACAACCTGGCGCCTGTGAACCCAATGCTGGCCACATAAAAGCGTAGGTAGATTCATCTCCCAAGATGCCACACTACACATACCCTTTATGGTGGTCCGGACACCAAACTCCGCCATGAATGCAAGCGTCAACCCAACAGTGCTTGCCCCAGACGGCATAAGGGCCACATGACAAATTCTTGGTATCAGGCTTCGGAGATTAATTGTCTCAGCCCCGGAGCTGCACCGGCACATAGGTGTAGCACTGCAGTGCAGGCGGCAACAGGCATCAGGACTATTCAAACCCACCGAAGAATGGCGATTTTACACTAGGGTGTAGCCTGTAAACTCCCGCAGAGACGATGAAGCAAGAAATGGGCATCGTTCTGTCCCGTTCCAACAAAGATGGCAACTTTATGACGTCGTATTTGCCAGAATTCCGCCAGGAAAATCGACGAGATGTGCGCCGCATTATACGAAATCAAATAAATATAGCGACTTTATGAACATGAAGTATCAGAAAAGTAACGGCCCAAATTCGTTTACTGTTGGATGAACACATCAGAAAGGCAGGGACCCAAATTTGTTCACGATTGAACAATAAGCCCAAACAACAGCACGAAGCAAGAAAAGGAGAAACGAAGAATGTGCAACGATCCCCAACTTAGCATTGACACGACTAGACGACTAGTCCGGAAAATGGCTAGCCCAATGCACGCTACATTGGGTGAAAAGGAGCATGAAATGTGCGTCCTTGTGCGCCACTTTAAAACAAACCGATCAAACCTCAAATGAAAGCTCTCTGAAGAAAAAACTCTCTGAACCACGGAGCACAAAAACCACGAGGCAAATCCGTACTGGTAGCATTTCGCACGGGCACCCAAAAGGAAAGCGAAAAATGCGTATCGCTCCATATCACTCGGAAGGCAAGGAAGCAGGAACGAAATAAAAGTAATCACATTTACATACACACCGCAATAACATCGCAACCGAGCAAGATGGCGAGATGCAAGGGTATGATCCAACTAACAGCATGTCAGTTGAGAAAAACggaaaaagaaaacatttttttcATGTTCTTATCAAGAATCTCAAAGTAAGTTAAAGAAACAAGCGCATCAAATCAATGAATCGCGAGGACACGAACCAGGGAGGCAAAGGCAGCAAGCAGTAAAGAACGGGAACTGCGGGGCCGTACCCGGTGGGGAGCGCGTCGACGAAGGTGAGCAGCATCTTGAGCTTGCTCCCGCCGTCGGACGCGAGCCCTGCGTGCATCTCGACGACCATGGCGTCGACGACCTGCCGCAGGCGCGCTGGCGGCGTGGCGCAGCCCTCCTCGAACTCGCGCAGGAGCGCCACCGCCCGCCGCCACCGCGCGCGCGCCGAAGCCCTGCGCGCCACCAGCGCCGCGGCGATCGCGCACGTCACCGCCGCGCACCCCACCGCCACCCCGAGCCCCACCCTCCCCATCCCCGCCCACCCCTCCAACGCGCGCGGGCCGATCACGCCATCCCAGGGCGCTCTCTCCTGCCGTCCTGGAACCACAAATCCACCCCACGCCCGCTCGCCCAGGACGCGGCGCCCAGCCGGCGGTGCGCGCGACGGAATGGCGAATGGGATGGAACAGAGCGGCGCGCAAGGCGGCGCTAgtggggaaaggagagagaagcgaagggaagggaagggggagagaagggggagggggaggaggcgagAGCGTGGCTGGGCTTCGTATTTTATTGATGCGGGGATTTCTTTTGCTTTCACCCTCTTTGTTTCGTCCATTCCTGCTTTGCGGCACCACCTGCTTGGTCGCTCCATTTCTTGATGAAATGCTCTTTTTCTCCTCGCCTTTGATCTGCTCGAGTCTTGTGTTTGCATCCTGCTGTTTAaaataaagacacatttcaacatTTGTTCAGTATGGTTGATTTTCTACATGAAAGCTGCTAACAATACAAGGAAAACAAAGCGCTTGTTCGGTTGGTATTGTCCAGACTCGAATCCGGCTGCATACCTCCTTTTTTAAGTGAATAACATGGCTTCTGGCATTAGTATTTCAAAACAAATTAGCAAGAGCCATATCTCAGAAACAGCCCTATTGTTTCTTTTTTCgggtaaaaaaaagaaacagccCTATTTTAGTAACTAGACTAGACATGTGTGCTGTTGAATTCCTGTAGGGCTCGATTAAAACATGCCACGCAATTTAGCGTGGAATCTCCGACTTCACGGCAAATgaagggcctgtttggcagagctccagatTCAGTTTCTGAGCTGAATCtggaggagctctgccaaacagcagaATTTAactttagctccctgagtgaatcacttctcctgattcactgaaatgaactagaagctgaggagctgaaaaaagtagcttctcCTGAGGAGCTGACCACGCTGATTCTCCTAATTCGTAGAGTTTATCCTAGAGAATCattaagaatcactttcagccacagaatcacttcttcAGAGAATCAATTCttttagagaatttgaatcaggagaagctctgccaaacaggcccgAAATCACGGTGACTTCGTTTCAGCGTGAGCTTTTGATTCGAAATGGAAGGACAAAATCTGTTGCCACAGCATTTATATGGGCACCATTTATATGAACACTAGAATCGCTGCGAGTTATTACTGTACCATCACTACGGTACTTCACTGTAGCGCTACTCAAAGAATATTGTACGTCTTGTGAAGTGAGGATCCGATTCCATTTAGCGTGTTGTTTCCATTCACATGCATCCCAGCATACCGTACAGGAACGGTTGGTTTTCTTCGTCTTCACAATTACTCCGTACCGGACCAAGTTAGCAGCAAAATATTACCCGATCTATGGAGATGATCTCGGTGGTAATGCAAGCAATGACGATAGGTCAACATAACCAAACCCGCCCAGTCAATCACCAAATGAG
This region includes:
- the LOC133909576 gene encoding hexokinase-3 isoform X2, whose protein sequence is MAMCPETFSVRCESFLGGGRTFWCARIYDDDGVPQCRTVSVFYWTGILSFAGSRNEEGIYYAIDLGGTNFRVLRVEVGAGSVVIGRKVEHQPIPEELTKGTIEDVFNFVALALKNFVEREDGKDETRALGFTFSFPVRQTSVSSGSLIRWTKGFSIEDAVGKDVSQCLNEALARTGLNVRVTALVNDTVGTLALGHYYDEDAVAAVIIGAGTNACYIERTESIIKCQGLLTNSGGMVVNMEWGNFWSSHLPRTPYDISLDDETQNRNDQGFEKMISGIYLGEIARLVLHRMALESDVFGDAADSLSAPFTLSTPLLAAIREDDSPDLSEVRRILQEHLKIPDAPLKTRRLVVKVCDIVTRRAARLAAAGIVGILKKLGRDGSGVASSGRTRGQPRRTVVAIEGGLYQGYPVFREYLDEALVEILGEEVARTVTLRVTEDGPGIGAALLAAVHSSNRQQGSI
- the LOC133909576 gene encoding hexokinase-3 isoform X1, producing the protein MDETKRVKAKEIPASIKYEAQPRSRLLPLPLLSPFPSLRFSLLSPLAPPCAPLCSIPFAIPSRAPPAGRRVLGERAWGGFVVPGRQERAPWDGVIGPRALEGWAGMGRVGLGVAVGCAAVTCAIAAALVARRASARARWRRAVALLREFEEGCATPPARLRQVVDAMVVEMHAGLASDGGSKLKMLLTFVDALPTGNEEGIYYAIDLGGTNFRVLRVEVGAGSVVIGRKVEHQPIPEELTKGTIEDVFNFVALALKNFVEREDGKDETRALGFTFSFPVRQTSVSSGSLIRWTKGFSIEDAVGKDVSQCLNEALARTGLNVRVTALVNDTVGTLALGHYYDEDAVAAVIIGAGTNACYIERTESIIKCQGLLTNSGGMVVNMEWGNFWSSHLPRTPYDISLDDETQNRNDQGFEKMISGIYLGEIARLVLHRMALESDVFGDAADSLSAPFTLSTPLLAAIREDDSPDLSEVRRILQEHLKIPDAPLKTRRLVVKVCDIVTRRAARLAAAGIVGILKKLGRDGSGVASSGRTRGQPRRTVVAIEGGLYQGYPVFREYLDEALVEILGEEVARTVTLRVTEDGPGIGAALLAAVHSSNRQQGSI